GCGTCGCGCTTTCGCAGAACCGGGACGCCGGCGGGCTGCGGCCTCCGGCACATCAATAAGGAGGTGGACCATGCCGGTCGGTGTCGTCAGAACTCAGCATGATGAGGAACTGTGGGAGCGCGCCAAGGAGATCGCGCGCGAGCGCTACCCCGGCGCGATCGGCTCGCACTACTACCGGATCGTCATGGCTATCTACAAAAAGATGGCTCACTACGAGCCCCACGCAGAACAGCACCATACTATGAGATGGCCTCGTTTCGATGACTGATGCGCCTGGCCAAGTTGCGGACACCGCCGCTGTAGAACATATTCTTCAGCAGCGGCGATGAACGAGGCGGATTCGGGGACTTCCAGATTCAATCTGTTCAGCGCGGCGCGGCCACAGGGCGCCGCGCAGGCGCTGCGCGATGGGCTCGCGGGCTTTCAGCTCGCGGCCATGAACATCCCGCAGGCGCTGGGCTACACGAAAATCGCCGGGATGCCGGTGGTCACGGGGTTCTACACCCTGCTCCTGCCGCTGCTGGCGTTTGCAACCTTCGGTTCGTCGCGCTACCTGGTGGTCGGCGCGGATTCAGCGACGGCTGCAATCCTGGCGAGCGGGCTCACCACGATGGCGCCCGAGGCGAGCGCGCAATATGTCGTGCTCGCGGCCGAGGTAGCGATGCTGACGGCGGCGATGCTCCTCATCGCGCGCATCCTCGGCCTCGGGTTCTTGGCTGACTTCCTGTCACAAACCGTCCTGGTCGGCTTTCTCACCGGAGTCGGACTCCAGGTCGGTATCGCCTCGCTGCCGCAGATGGTCGATGTCCAGGTCGAGTCGCGGCGCGCGATCGTTCAACTCTACGAGCTCATTCCTCATTTGCACCAGGTCAACGTCCTGACCGCTGAACTCTCGATCGCTGTTGTTATCCTGGTTCTGAGCCTGCGGCATCTGGCGCCGAAGATACCGGCGGCAATGATCGCCGCGGTCGGCGCGACGGCAGCCAGCGCATTCTGGAACTTCGCCGCGCGAGGCGTCGGAGTCGTCGGTCCGCTGACCGGCGGTCTGCCTCATCTCGCTTTGCCACCGCTTCACTGGCAGCAGATTGATAATCTTCAGCCGCTAATTCCGATTGCGGCATCGTGCTTCATCGTTATCGTCGCGCAGAGCGCGGCGACCGCGCGGTTCTACGCCGCGCGGCATCATCAGCGCATCGATGAAGCCGCCGACCTGATCGGCCTCGCGGCCGCGAACGCCGTCGCGTCGCTCAGCGCAACCTTTGTCGTCGATGGCAGCCCGACGCAGACCGCGATGGTCGAGAGCTCCGGCGGCCGCAGTCAGCTCGCGCAGATATCGACCGCGGCCGTGGTTGCGATCGTGCTCCTCTTCCTGACCCGTCCGCTGCAGTACCTCCCGCGATGCGTGCTCGGCGCGATCGTGTTTTGCATCGCGATCGGCCTCGTCGATGTGAAGGGCTTGCGCGATATCCTGCGCGAAAGCCCGGGCGAACATCTGCTGGCCCTGCTCACCGCGGCGGTCGTGGTGGTTGTTGGTGTCGAGCAGGCGATCCTGGTCGCGATGGTGTTGTCGTTGGTGCGCGTGTTGTCACACAGTTATCATCCGCAGACCGGCGTACTGGTCAAAGGTGATCAGGATGTCTGGGAACTTAGGCCCCCGAAGCCGGGCACGGTGACCGAGCCGGGGCTTGCGATCTATCATTTCGGGGCCTCGCTCTTTTACGCGAATGCAGGCCAGTTCTCCGACGAGGTGCGGACTCTAGTCGGCGACGGCCCATCCGCGATTCGCTGGCTCATAGTCGACGCGGAAGCGATGGCGAATCTCGACTACACCGCCGCGCGTACCATGCGCGACTTGCACGAGCATCTGAAGCAAATCGGCGTTGAGCTCGCCTTCGCACGCGTCGCTCAATCGCTCAAAGCGGATCTAATCCGCCACCGCATCATCGCAGCGATCGGCCCCGGCCACACTTATCCGCGTCTCCACGACGCCCGCGCGGCCTTCGCCGCATCACAAAAAGTCAATCCTCCCGCCACTGGCACCGCGTCCCATTGAACGCCTCGGCGCAGCTTTCGATTGATTGTCTTTGATTTAGATCGCTTCGACAAAAATCCTGATACGGCTGAACTTGATCGGATTTGCGGAGATTCGGAGGGGCTGACGGGGCTTTATATCGATGCGCTCTACGGTCTGGTTCGCCGCAACGACGCGCGCGCCATATGCTGGTGGCGCTGTAGTTTGCGAGCAAGGCGACATAGAACGCAGAGGCGGCGTTTCAAGTCGTCTTGAAACGCCGCCCTGTTTATTTTCGACGGCTTCTTCTCGAGGCCCGCGAAACCTAGATTAGCGCAGGTCGAAGCGATCGGAATCCATCACCTTGGACCAGGCCGCCGCGAAGTCTTTGGCGAACTTCTCCTTCGCATCCGCGCACGCGTAGACTTCCGCCAGCGCCCGCAGTTGCGAGTTCGAACCGAAGAGCAGGTCGACTCGGGTGCCAGTCCACTTCAGCTCGTTGGTCTTGCGATCGCGTCCTTCGTACGCACCTTCGGCGCCGGCCGCCGGCTGCCATTGCGTGCGCATGTCGAGCAGGTTGACGAAGAAGTCATTCGTCAAGGTTTCTGGCTTCTTGGTGAAGACGCCATGCTTTGACTGCCCGGCATTTGCCCCAAGCACTCGCAGGCCGCCGACAAGGACCGTCACTTCAGGCGGTGTCAGCTTCAGCAATTGCGCGCGATCGATAAATAGCTCCTCAGACGACCAGCGCTGCTTGCCGCTCAGATAGTTGCGGAAGCCATCTGCCCGCGGTTCGAGCGGTTCGAATGATTCGACGTCGGTCTGCTCCTGCGACGCGTCCATGCGCCCCGGCCTGAACGGAACCTTCAGTTCGATCCCTGCATCTTTCGCGGCCTTCTCGATCGCCGCGCATCCGCCGAGAACGATAAGATCGGCGAGCGAGACCTTCTTCCCGCCCGACGCAGATCCATTGAAGCCCTTCTGAATCTCTTCGAGCGTAGCCAGCACCTTCTTGAGCTGCGCCGGCTGATTGACCTCCCAGTCCTTTTGCGGCGCGAGGCGGATACGCGCGCCGTTCGCTCCGCCGCGCTTGTCGCTTCCGCGGAACGTCGACGCCGATGCCCATGCCGTCGAGACGAGCTGCGAAACCGACAGGCCCGACGCCAGGATTTTCTGCTTCAGCGCAGCGATGTCCTGGTCGCCAATCAGCGGATGATTCACGGCCGGGATGGGATCCTGCCAACTCAAATGCTCCTTCGGAACGAGTGGCCCGAGATAACGCGCGATCGGCCCCATGTCGCGATGCGTCAGCTTGAACCATGCGCGCGCAAAGGCGTCGGCGAACTGATCCGGATGCTCGTAGAAGCGCTTCGAAATCTTTTCGTACGCCGGGTCCATCCGCATCGAGAGGTCGGTCGTGAGCATCGCAGGCGCGTGACGCTTGGTCTTGTCGTGCGCGTCGGGCACGGTGCCGTTACCCGCCCCGTTCTTCGGTTTCCATTGATTCGCGCCTGCCGGACTCTTGGTCAGTTCCCATTCGTAGCTGAACAGGTTCTTGAAGTACTCGTTGCTCCACTTGGTTGGCGTCGCACTCCAGGTGACTTCGATGCCGCTGGTGATCGCGTCGCCGCCGATGCCGGACGCGTATTTACTCTTCCAACCGATACCCTGTTGTTCGACAGCGGCGGCTTCCGGATCGGGTCCCACCAGCGCCGCATCGCCGGCGCCGTGGGTTTTGCCGAAGGTGTGACCGCCGGCAATCAACGCAACCGTCTCTTCGTCGTTCATCGCCATGCGGCGGAACGTCTCGCGAATGTCCCGCGCGGCCGCGACCGGATCAGGCTTGCCGTTCGGCCCTTCCGGATTGACGTAGATCAGACCCATCTGCACGGCGCCGAGAGGATTCTGCAGATCGCGGTCGCCGGTGTAGCGCTTGTCATCCAGCCAAACCGATTCGGGACCCCAGTAGAGCTCTTCGGGTTCCCAGACATCCTCGCGCCCGCCACCGAAACCAAACGTCTTGAAGCCCATCGATTCGAGCGCGACGTTCCCGGTCAGAATCAGCAAGTCGGCCCAGGAGAGCTTGCGCCCGTATTTCTGCTTGATCGGCCACAGCAGCCGGCGCGCTTTGTCGAGGTTGGCGTTATCGGGCCAGCTATTGAGCGGCGCAAAGCGCTGCTGGCCAGTTCCGGCGCCGCCGCGACCGTCGCCGATGCGGTAGGTGCCCGCGGCGTGCCACGCCATGCGAATGAAGAGCGGCCCGTAATGGCCAAAATCCGCAGGCCACCAATCCTGCGAGTCTGTCATCAATGCGTGCAGATCTTTGACCACGGCATTGAGGTCGAGGCTCTTGAATTCCTTGGCGTAGTCGAACTCCTCGCCCATCGGATCGGACTCGGACGAGTTCCGGCGAAGAATCTGAATGCTTACCTGGTTCGGCCACCAATCATGGTTTGTTTGTTCGTGGGTCGCGCCCGTAAACGGGCACTTCGCTTCCTCTGCCATGTCTTCACCTTCCTTCGAGTTGCTCAAACCCGCGACGAACTACAAACCCATCCAGTTTCCGTTCGCATGATCGCCGCCGGCCGCGCTGGTTGACGCGCGTCGTTCATCCATTACCCAGTTGTCAACTATGCTTAACTAAAGTTTAGTTTCCTGTTTCTGTAGCCCGTCGCGCGCGGCTCGCTTCTCGACAAGCTGGCAGCGCTTGCACAGCGCCTCGATTTCGAGTGAACAGCGCAGCAATGCGAACTGTCCAAGGCTCGGTGTGCCTTCGAGAAGCTTGTCTACATCGAGTATCTCGATGTCGCTGACCCGTTTGCATCGCACGCAAATGACGTGGTGATGAGGCTCGACGTTGCCGTCATAGCGCGCGGCATCGTGCAGCAGCGTTACCTTGCGCGCCTCTCCTGTTTCGCAAAATTCGTTCAGAATCCGATGGACCGTGGCTAACGACACGTGCGGATGCTGGCGGCGTACGGCGGCGAATATTTCGTCGGTGCTCGGATGATTCTCGGAAGCGAGCAACGCCTGGATGACCGCCAGGCGCTGGGGTGTCACGGCGATCCGCCGCTTACGACAGCGCGCGACGAACTCGCCGAGCCGCTCGATGGAGTACTTCTCACGCCACTGTCGATCCAAAAGCCGAGGTTCCTGCATCAACCACTCCTGGCCCACGATCAACGCGAACGAGACCGCAGTCCGCAGGCATGAGAGGAAAATATCGGCTGATTCAGGAAACTTGCAGGCCCCAGTCGATAGGCATCCCTACCTGCAACTAATCATTAGGCGGTCTATCATATCGCATAAGATTGTCAATCTTTGAGGTCAGCCAGCAACTCACGGTCGCTGAACATAAAAACGCGATTTTGCTAGAGTTTCGCTCGTCAGCGATCGGTTCAAGGCCAGACTTTCGAGTGTTTCCCACGACGCGAGAGCCGCCTCCACGGCGGCACAAATCCTCCCGCTATTGGCACCGCGTGCCATTGATCGTGAACGCCGTCGGCGCGACGTTCGCGCCACTGTAGTTCGTGAGGAAGCCGACGCCGCTTAGAGTGCTACCAGCGGCCAGCTCGCCCATCCGCGGGCGGGCGCAATGACTACGAGTGAAAGTGCGCAAAGGCAGGCGAAGGTTGTCCTCGCGATCCGATCCAGCATCCAGCGGCTCCTGATGATTCGACGCGATCGCGAATCATGTTCGAGATGAGCCGCAAGGATGGCTGCGCTGATTAACTCGGTCACATTGCAAGCGAATCAAAACCACGCCGATAAGAGATCGCTGCGTAAAAAACTTACGTGACTCTCAGATAATTCCGCAACGACAAACCAAAGCGCCAGGCCGAGCGTCAGTGCTTTTCCGTCATCGCCATGTACTCGTCTTGAAGCGATGTATTCACTTGCGCACGGAATGCGACCGTCTTGTACGGTTCGCCTTGCTGATGCTTTTGCGGATAGAAGATCGCCGGGAACATGTCGCCCGGCCGATCATTGGCCGCGCTTTTGAGTAGCGCGATCCGCTCGTAGCATTCGTCCATGCTGTAATGACCGCATCCCATCTGATGGAACATCTCGTGGACGGTGACGCGCGCCGGCGTGAACACCAGGCTGCTCGATGCGTCGCCATAGGCAAACACGAACGAATGCGTCTGCGTTGAATCATTGGTGTAGCCGAAGGTCGTGACCAGCGAATCGCCGCCGAGCGGCAGCGGAGCGTTGAGCAGCGAGGTCAGCGTGCCCACCACGTATTCACTCGGCGTGTGCCCGACGAACCACATCACGCGATCAACTCCGGGCGGCAGTGGCACCGTGAGCAGTTGCGCCTCGATATCGGCGTAGCTCCACGCATGCGGCGCGCGGTCGAACTCCTGGTAAGCGACTGGCGTGACCCTGAGCCCGAACTCCTTGGCGTATCGCCTATTCCAGGCCGAAAGCAGCTTGTCAGCCCGATCGCGCGTGATGCCGCGATCGAGGAGCACCTCGTACCGCACCGTCATCGGGGGGCCGAAGCTCTGCGCCGTTTGCATGCGCTCCAAGGTCGCCGGATCA
This Candidatus Binataceae bacterium DNA region includes the following protein-coding sequences:
- a CDS encoding SulP family inorganic anion transporter; this encodes MNEADSGTSRFNLFSAARPQGAAQALRDGLAGFQLAAMNIPQALGYTKIAGMPVVTGFYTLLLPLLAFATFGSSRYLVVGADSATAAILASGLTTMAPEASAQYVVLAAEVAMLTAAMLLIARILGLGFLADFLSQTVLVGFLTGVGLQVGIASLPQMVDVQVESRRAIVQLYELIPHLHQVNVLTAELSIAVVILVLSLRHLAPKIPAAMIAAVGATAASAFWNFAARGVGVVGPLTGGLPHLALPPLHWQQIDNLQPLIPIAASCFIVIVAQSAATARFYAARHHQRIDEAADLIGLAAANAVASLSATFVVDGSPTQTAMVESSGGRSQLAQISTAAVVAIVLLFLTRPLQYLPRCVLGAIVFCIAIGLVDVKGLRDILRESPGEHLLALLTAAVVVVVGVEQAILVAMVLSLVRVLSHSYHPQTGVLVKGDQDVWELRPPKPGTVTEPGLAIYHFGASLFYANAGQFSDEVRTLVGDGPSAIRWLIVDAEAMANLDYTAARTMRDLHEHLKQIGVELAFARVAQSLKADLIRHRIIAAIGPGHTYPRLHDARAAFAASQKVNPPATGTASH
- the katG gene encoding catalase/peroxidase HPI, yielding MAEEAKCPFTGATHEQTNHDWWPNQVSIQILRRNSSESDPMGEEFDYAKEFKSLDLNAVVKDLHALMTDSQDWWPADFGHYGPLFIRMAWHAAGTYRIGDGRGGAGTGQQRFAPLNSWPDNANLDKARRLLWPIKQKYGRKLSWADLLILTGNVALESMGFKTFGFGGGREDVWEPEELYWGPESVWLDDKRYTGDRDLQNPLGAVQMGLIYVNPEGPNGKPDPVAAARDIRETFRRMAMNDEETVALIAGGHTFGKTHGAGDAALVGPDPEAAAVEQQGIGWKSKYASGIGGDAITSGIEVTWSATPTKWSNEYFKNLFSYEWELTKSPAGANQWKPKNGAGNGTVPDAHDKTKRHAPAMLTTDLSMRMDPAYEKISKRFYEHPDQFADAFARAWFKLTHRDMGPIARYLGPLVPKEHLSWQDPIPAVNHPLIGDQDIAALKQKILASGLSVSQLVSTAWASASTFRGSDKRGGANGARIRLAPQKDWEVNQPAQLKKVLATLEEIQKGFNGSASGGKKVSLADLIVLGGCAAIEKAAKDAGIELKVPFRPGRMDASQEQTDVESFEPLEPRADGFRNYLSGKQRWSSEELFIDRAQLLKLTPPEVTVLVGGLRVLGANAGQSKHGVFTKKPETLTNDFFVNLLDMRTQWQPAAGAEGAYEGRDRKTNELKWTGTRVDLLFGSNSQLRALAEVYACADAKEKFAKDFAAAWSKVMDSDRFDLR
- a CDS encoding transcriptional repressor, coding for MGQEWLMQEPRLLDRQWREKYSIERLGEFVARCRKRRIAVTPQRLAVIQALLASENHPSTDEIFAAVRRQHPHVSLATVHRILNEFCETGEARKVTLLHDAARYDGNVEPHHHVICVRCKRVSDIEILDVDKLLEGTPSLGQFALLRCSLEIEALCKRCQLVEKRAARDGLQKQETKL